The genomic region AGGAGCTATGTCTCTGCAGTTAaatctgctgcagctgatgcATTTGTACTGAGTTTTGAGAAGGGGCTTGAGGCCAAGGACtaagaaaactcacaaaaattccattttcaaacACCATTATATTCCAAGTACTCATTTTGAAGATTACTCTGATTAGAACATTTCTGTTTCTAGTGCATCAATGAGTTGATTTTCTGagaaaagatgaatttttttaacAGGCTATATATTGCCCTTTCCCCTGAGGCAAAACatatctgtttttatttaaaagggaaaaaaaaggaaggacaGCCTTAAAATAGCTGCTTTTGAAGACTGCAGAACATTTTTGCATTTGCCTTTGGCTCTGCTTTGAGGCAGAGCAAAAATCTGAATCAGACTATTGCTGCCACAGTGTCTCTGGAGTGGTGTGGGAGCTCTACAGTGGGAACTGACAGgttatttttctgagaaaagcaGCATGAAGGACTTTAAATATAGAAGGGAGATAAGATGAAAAAGTAGATCTGTCGTCAGGAAAGAACAGAAGCAGGAACCAAACACTTAATTAGCTCTACAGGATTAATACATGCTGCAGAAGGATATTAATTATGCAGTTCAAATGTGTTGTAAGTTAAGTTGGCATCATCTCTGGGTCATTTAATCTAGTACCTTTCATCTAGGCATTTTTGCCAATATCCATACACAGAATGCTTCCTTTTACTCCCCAAAGTAGTAGCTTTGTACCCAAAGAAAAGCCCCTGAGATTTAAGGTAGCAGAAGAAAAGCATAGGCTAGCCTACAGGGAataacagcattttctttttctaaaaccTCATCTGCATTATTTGGAAACTTCTGAAActtttgagaattttttccccccaagggGGCGTGGAGCAGTGGAACAGACTGCCCGGGGCTgcagtggagtcaccatccctagagGCTTTTAAAAGCCTTGTGGCACAGGGTGAGATGATTGAGATGgggacttggcagtgctgagttaatAGTTGGACTTtatgatcttaaaggtctgtttccaacctaaatgatctATGAAAGGTAGTTTTAAATGGcttaaaaatacctttcatTTCTCTGTTGCAAAGGACATGGATTCCACATAGATTTGCCCTTCCTTCAAGCAGCATTGCTGTTTTCAagcacagcaaaggaaaaaataaaaagaatagcTCAACCATCCAGAAATCAGCTATAAAAACCCCATTTAGTACAAGTCCCACAACATGTTGGCAAGAACAATATTGAGCTTCAAAGTTTAACCATCAGATAGCTGATAGTTACTGAGGTGCCTCAGCAGGAAGTAGTGCCATATTCTACATCAGAGAcagattttttcccaaatttagGAAAAGGAAAGTCCACACCTACAGCCTTCATAGTTGCAGTTATGTACTTCCTGTGAAACAAGGCCTTTTCTGCACTGGAGACATTTTACTGGAGCTGTGCTCATTCAGAACTGGGTTCATTTCAGTCTTAGGGAACTATTTTCAGCAATAACCTGCTAGTCTTAAAGagtctctgctttgttttaagTGTAATCCTGTTGCTTTAAACACTAGCCAGTCCTGCAAAAATCAAATTTGAAAACAGGAAATTGTGCTGTGAGTGGTGTGTAATAAGGGCACAggacattaaaacaaaaaacatttccttgtaCTCTTCCTACACAATTTGTATTCCTTAAATGCTCAACCCATTCACTCTTTCCTATTTGTAAGGTGAAGAAGGGATGAATTAATCAGCATTTTAGTGGCTGAAGAATGTATCAGCAGGTCTCTAATCTGGAACACAGATGTGTTGGATACAAAGCATGTTAATTTCAAGAAAATCCAGTTAGGCatgtgtcgcagacatctttttatgaaaatcttttctgaggattttttcttcctgagaacCTGAGAGGCTCCatgaacaaaatgtaaacaatggttatctgctgctgtggaatgcaacaggtgcatctgggattggtctcgtgtggatgtttggatttagtgaccagtcacagcagagctggctctctctctctgtctgagccagctgcctttgttatcattcattccattctgttctgtttttagcttagctagccttctgagatgacttttccttctattctttagtatagttataatgtaatatatgtatcataaaataataaatcaagccttctgaaacatggagtcaccattctcatctcttccctcatccaagaactCCTTGAACACCGTCACAGGCATGTCCAGAATCCACTCCTTTCATTTCAGTTAAGAACTTCCTGCAGAGCACACTTGAAATCCAGCAAAGGGTTTGAACCTGGTACCTCTGCATCTTATATGCTTGCCCTAAAACCATTCAGTCATTTGAAGAAAgctgaaatacaattttaagtactctcaaaaaaaaaaaaccttaattccatctctaaaaaaataaagattgaAACTATACGTATTCAAATCCTTACCAAATCTTTCACTGGAGAACAGCTGGGGTTGCAACACTAGCCCAGCTGAGGACAAAAAGAAGATGGAGCAAGCCCAGCTTAGCTGTACTTTTGGAGTTGGTCCTCTCAGCTCAAAGCCTGCTAGCACTTCAGTGGCCAATGAATAAAGAAATGACCTTTTATAAAGGCAAAAAGCATAGGAAGGTTCAGCCTGTTAGCAACACATGACACCAGCTTAACATACCACCACCATTTGCATGTAGTAACTTTattggcagaagaaaaataggttttttcttatttcctgtGATTTAGCTACTGAATCCTGGGAGTTCACATCAGCAActagcaggaagaaaaaaaaagaaaagagtcaAATCACAGTTTGTGTTTAGAATTtgtgggcagctgctgaggtgTCACTCTGAAGTATAATTACAGGCACCAATTTGTTTTACTCAGCAGCAGGTGGTGATAGCATTTTGTAAACACTGTAACCAAACAATTTCACTTGCAAGGTATTCCCTCTGGAAGCTTTGTAAATTGGGTTTAACCTGCACCAAAAAGCAGTTAGGGATCAGAAACTGAAGTTAGTCCCAAGCAGGTATTTATTGTGGTGCTCAGCTTCAGGCATCCTTATTGGGAGCAGCAGAATCTACAGGACATCCCCAGGGGCTGTTTATTCCTGTCTTCTTTGAGATTTACACTTTGCTTGGCCAATGAATTTTCACAGACCTCCCAATGCCAGGCTCAGCCTTCACTGTCCTTGTAAATTATTATCCTTCAGAAGCTGGTCATAAGTAGttgtttaaaaatgaagaacagtgcaagaaacaaacaaaaaaaatcaaaaagcaaaaataatacTGGGCAGAAGTTTAAGACCACAGAAGGCATCAGAATAAAGCATTCAGTGTCTTACTTCTTGTCTAAACTGAGTTCTATCAGTACAGCCAGTCTTACATACAATAAGAAGCACAGGTCTGAAATGCTTTCTGTCAAAAGAGCAGGAGGCCAAGAAAGGCTTCAAACTGGACAATAATGGGGATGTTTACCTTAAAGGATTTTTCAGTCAAGGATCCAATGTTAAGATTGCATAACCAGTTTGCTTTATAAAATGATTGGTGGCTCTGAGATGAGGAGATCATCCTCACCTAATGATGAGTTCTGCTCAGTGTTCACAAAGTTAGGAATGTTAAATTTTGTAAGACAATGTAGGTCTTCCTCAAACATTCCACTGCTCTTGGGAACCTCCTGGAAGTGGGTATTACTCTCCAGACTTGGACCTTTCTggctctctttttctttgttcataTGGTCCACTTCATTAatgcagaaatggaaaagagacTGGGATTCTTCAGCCATTTGCTGAGAAAAGACCCTCTCAGACTCCAAAGGTCTTCCAAATTCTGCCACAAAGCTGTTCATGTGAAATCTTTTTTCAGAAAGTTCTGCATTGCTatagaggaaaaagaaaaatgcagtaaacACAAAAGTAGAACTATTTGAGTTCTTATCAATTATTTGAGTTCTTATTAGTTTGGTTTCAGGAACCATTATgatcagaagaaaaggaaaccaaacaGTTTATCTACCACAGACTTTTAAAGCCAGcactatttattattttcagctgAAGCAATTTTAAATCTTCATTTGTCATGACAATTTTCCATGGGAATAAGTTAATGCCAGCACTCTTAAATGGCACTTCTAGTAATCAATAGACTGTAACAATCACCTCACTGAAGGAGTTTATAGACACTCTTGGTTTCAAGTAGTAACAATTGTTTTAAATGGCTCATAAGAACAGTTTGAGAAAAGTCCTTGATAGACAAAATGTTTctgaggcacaggcagctctgctctcactgaGGGCATTGAGTGCTTGCTTGTCCAGACATCAAACCATCTTTTCCACTGACTTCAATCAATGACATCAGATTTCCAAATTAGGAGGGCTGGAACTAAAGACTGCTTTAGACACTGGCAGTCTTAatcccagcagccaggaaggATAGTTTAACATGTTTTTTggcagttttctttataaatCTTAGCTCAGACCAGCACCAATCTGCATGGACTCTTGCAGAAGCCATTTGCAGCTGGGGGTGAGAAGAGCTCAAGCTAGACAGCAGTTCTACAGATTCATTCTTTGTCAGGCTGAATTTATATGCTATCATCACAAAATGCAAGTTATTTGCATTTAGAAGGCAGTAGAGGTATTCAGAGAATGAGCAATGAAACATGTTCTCAgaattatgaatttttttaagaactaATATGTTGTACTGTTTACATCTGGAGATGTAGCAAATGATGCTGGAGTCAGATAATTGGACACCTAAAGGTCCACCCAGCACTGAAGagtttttcagtgaaatttcatttcctcaaGCCTGCAGCAGGAGATAAGTTCCTCAGATGACACCTTCAGAAATCCACCCACTGAAATTTTCACAGGATACCTACCATTAGTCTTTCAGGGACAGTAAAGATCCCTGCTTCTCAAAAGCTAATTTACTTCCATTACACGATGGGGGAATTCTGTCCTCACAAAATCACTTCCACTAGCCTAGAAATCAGAGCAGTTCTCTAGTTTGTCAAAACTGTATCGGCTCACTCAGCATTTCAAAGTGAACCACGTAGAAGAATAATGTTCAATTGATGTAATACTGACCAGTAACCAAATAATAATCTACTGTATACATAGCAGGGGGCAAACAGCCTGAAATAATTCTGAACTGACAACTGACATTTATGTATTTAGAATGCAGTAAAAAGCACCACTCTGAGTTTAAGTTTCATATATAATTTGGCAAATTGCCTGTGTTGTGGCACAGGCAGTAGAAGTGGAAAATAAGCACAGAAAGAAGGACAAGCACTGTAAGCCCAGGAAGAAGTGACTGCagaagaaagtttaaaattaatccACTGCAGGAGTAGAATTATTTCATAGGTGTGGAAAGTGCTTTGTAATCCAGTGAAGTGTGAAGGAGCAAAGGCTGACCATGCAAAGGGGCACACAAGACAGGCAATGACAACCTAATCTTAATGGAGGATGCAAGTGAATTTTACAATGCCCCAGAATATTAAGGATCTATGATGAAGCTTAAACCTGGGCTCATGAGCAGGGAACACATGATCTAATATATAGTGATATTTTTGGATTTCAAAATTCACAAACACCATCTTTGAATTTCAGAGTGgaattttattacatttttttaaaactagaCTAGAAACTATTGCAGATTGTAATGAGCAAGACTATGCTAGTTTCTCAGCAGCTATCTTTTCAGCCCACTCAAGAAAAGCAGCCTCAAAAACCCCAGGTTTACTTAAACAAGATAactgatttcttaaaaaaaaatgttatctaACATTTACTGCTTTGAGATTACACCAGCCATTATTTTGTACAAATAGGTTGCATGATCTCTTGCATTTGTTGCACAAATGTGCTCTTAAGGATGTGTTCAAATGCAGAAACAAATATGGCATGCTTTCCTCTCCTAGTGATGAATAAGAGCATTTTTTGGAAATTCAGATATtgccaaattttttttttcagttgcacAAGCTAATGTTCCACACATACTCATACAtgcaaggaaacaaaagatAAATGCAACAGACATAATTTCCCTAACTGATTGCATTTCTTCCAGTCCCCATCCATACCCTGTCCATTCTGGTTTGAGAATGTACCTAATTCTGAACATCTTGTGTAATTTTGAAAAGTACATCCTGTCATGGCCATTTATATGTAGCCAAGAAAAGCATactactaggaaaaaaaaaaaaactcagagTATTCCACTTTGGATGCATCCATCTGAGCCCAGATACACTTAATCTCTCACATTAATGGTACTTTAAAGAGCAGCCAAATAGTCTTCCTGAAGTCAGAGACCTGGGAATCCTGTTAAcatctattttctattttctaggAGGGCTCAAGGCAGACCACTAATGAAACACCAAGCCATGAACAATCCAGTCAGGCATGGAAATAGAAGATGCAGGCAAACTAAAACAAGTGGTTTTACAGGTAGCTGTTCTCCAGTTTTTATATACATGTATCAAAAATAAGAGAACCCAACTGTATTCACTGCCCTTCGCATATTCCCAGAGGATGCATGTTCAGTACCATGAGAATTTCATTACCAAATGTCAAGAAAACTGCTCAAATTTGTTAAAGGTGCCAGCTCAGCATGCATGACAAGTGGGCAACTCAGGCACACAGCTCCCAAAGCTGCAAAGAGATCTATaacaaatataaaaaggaaTAATTGGTCTCACTCCAGCAACTGAAGAAACATTATAATTAGGTGTAGAACAGAAGGGACTTCTGGAAGTCTCAAGAAAGGCAAGTCTGAATTCGGATTACATTATCTGGATGTAGAAGATGACCAAAGATGACATTTCACAAACTCTCAAGGACACTGTTCTGAGAAAATTgatgaaaaaagcagaaaaaagtgGAGATATCAAGCAGGCCTCTGCTACGTGAAAGTAAATTTTTACAAGTGTAAAAATTTTTGGCAAATATCCATATTAAATTCTCtctatatatgtatttttaacttcatcactttttcccctctcagaTTGTCCACATGGGATCCAGAGTCATGCTCAGCTAATAAATAAGATCTTTGTGAAAAGGAGGCAGCACACCAACAATTACAGGGATTTTGAATCTGTTTGGGAGCAATGTCTAGCTACTTCATAACAATCTgtaggggaaggaaaaataccAGCACATCAGCTCTGGTAAGCTGGATTCTTCTGATTCTATTTTCTTCTCACAGGAGCAAAACttcaggagcacagcagaggcacaggatGTACGTCAGCCATCTCTAACATGGCCCTGTCTCTGGGGATGTGCTGTTACACAGAGTTCCAGAGCCAGTTTACATGTGATTAAATAgcaaaggggctccaggaggcAGAGACAGGCTGCTTTAGGAAATGATAAGCACCAGCAATTGCCTTTTACAATCATCTTCTCATCATTGCTACCTGCCTGCAAGCAATCTCACACTCCAGAGAggctttttatttccatttcatgGCACACAAGCCTGAGAGGAGATGTGGGTTCAAACTTTCTCGGAGGAAGGGACACTGACAGCCTGCATCCTCTGCAAATGCAGATAAACCACTGAGGAAAGGCAAGGTCTGCACAGACTTATCAgccaaaaagaataaaaaactgAGGACTTTCAAGGGACCACCCTGGGTTTAAAGAAACATTGAGCTGGTCTCTACTTCAGCATCTATTGCAATTTCTCAGCAGAAGCACTCGGTCTCAGGGGTTAAGGGAAGATTTTGCAAACACTACCCAAATCTATCTTTGGACTTGAACAAACAAACATTTGGAAACCAACCAAATTCAACATCAGCACTGCATTTTATCTGTATCACTCTGTTGATATTCACAGTATCACTTGAGCCTACTTAGAACCATCCCACTAAAGGCACCTGTTTGGCAGCCTACCCAAAACATCCTTTTAGGATGAAAACACTAAAATTTCTTGAAATGAAGACAGGCTGCACTGTTTCATAAGAACAGACTATAACAAGATGGTACAGTGTCAGCACTGCCACTGCTTGTCTGGGGGCTGCAAGAGCCAGGTGTGCCACTAAGCAGGCAGGATTTGTTACTCCCATTTTCAGACTCACTCTTGATGTGGTGCTCCTGTCTTCGTCAGCAGGGTCAGGACAAAAAACATGAAGATGACAAAAACTGCAAGACCAACCCAAAATCCAATCACAATGGAATCtggtgaaagaaaaagaaaaaaaggaaacaagatgATCAATATTTTACTTGCACTTGCAAAAATCTGCCTTCTACAGACAGCATGAGTGCAAACCCAAAACAATTTGCAGCTCATTTCTGGGTGACAAAGGGATAATCAAATTTatctttatctatttttaaacagaaagctGCCATTGAAAATCTCATTTCAGTACTAAATTTTACTGATATCTAGACAAACCAGACAGTAGATAACAGAGGGAAGACAATTCTCTTGGTAAGTAAAATAATAGGAGCTCCCTGTGTGATGCCAGGCCTATTTCCAAGCACTGCTTTGGAACTTCAGTGCTAGAACTAGGAAGAGAGGATTATTTGATTTTCCTCAAAATCCTCTGTCTCTGTAGAGCTGAACTCCTGCTATTTTAAGTTATTTCTGCCCCAGACCATTAAGTTTCTGGATTTAGATAGATTTCTTTGACAAAATATGTTTAGGAAGACCTTTTAGTGGCAAAACAGAGGGTTCTGCAAGAAACAGAACAACAGATAAAACTATTTGCTACTTCAATAAATATCAATAACCAACAGGTACCAGATGTTTTTGAAAAAATTTCAATTTGGGTGTCCAACTTAAGTacagaaaactgaaacacagtGTCAAAGGAGCACAACAGATTTAGACAAAAAAGTCAAACCAGCAGTTAATCAATAGCAAAACCAGTGCAATAGCCAAATATAGCAGCCATTGGGAAGAGCATGGCCTTTTGCCTGTGTGCTTAAACTCCATCTACTCCTCTCATTTATAGCAAATGGACCGTAGGCAATTTGCCAGCACTACCAAAAACAAATCTATGTCCACTTACAACTTCAAGGTGGGTCCACAGCTGCTCCAAGCTGTTCAGAGTTTCCAGGAATTTGATTTAGAGAGGTTCAAGTGGAACAAAGATATTTCCAGACACAATCAACTGATTAGCATGGACCAAAGTTACAGAGCACCAACACTCAATATTACCTGGCCCAGGACCCATCAGCACTGTTTTTTTTCACCTGTCATTTCAGTTAGTTATTCTTTACTTATCCAAGTATTCAAAACTTCCACTGTAGACATTCAAGAACAGTAACATACAAGTGTTCAGGAGGGAAGGCTTGGTCAGGAATCCTTTCTACCCTTACCTCTCATGACACCACCACTACCAAGCCTCAGAGATCCTCACTGGCTGTAATGTCTCACCCAGcgcagcaggcacagcacaaaACTGTTGAATTTCCTACAGGACTAAttaaagacactgaaaaaacaaGGAATCAGCTATCCTACCTGGTGCTTGGCCCCAGCTGTTAATCATGCTCCCACTGTGAAATATCTTCCATGCTAAGAGGCAGATGTGGAAACTGGAAaccaactcaaaccattctctcttttttctgcaAAGTCAGAATGCCTGCTGCAACTTGAGATTTTTCTCCCTGAGAAAATTCTTTATCACAATGAAGTCTCTCCTTAATCCCTTTCTTAGGTAGCTAAGGAGGCTAAGTTTCAAGCCTCCCACTGCAATATTTATTCCACCTCTCCTATGCCATATCTTCCCCTCTCAATACCTTGTGTAAAATAACTGGAATGTGGTTTGAGTATAGATCTCTGTGATGGAGGGGGAGGAGATTTTAATACCCCTTTCTGCTTAAAGCATTCTGCCATGAGCTTTTTTCTGTAATTCCATATATTATGTGCACTAAATTACTTTCAGAATCATTCTGTAAGCACAGCCTGTATTCACTGGTTAAAGATGTACCTTACCTTCCTAATACAAAATAGCTGATCCTACTGGACTTGGTAGTACCTGAAGATTTAATCTAAAAATAAGtactgcctttaaaaaaaaataccatttaagCATTTATAGCTACAAGTACCTTCCAGTTAGTCAGACATGCTTGGATGGTATGCAGCTGCATCAATAACCAGAATGTAAAATGCAATCAAGATGATTAAAAAAGTATGCACATAGA from Molothrus ater isolate BHLD 08-10-18 breed brown headed cowbird chromosome 3, BPBGC_Mater_1.1, whole genome shotgun sequence harbors:
- the MRAP2 gene encoding melanocortin-2 receptor accessory protein 2: MSALRLISNRTSQQALSNSDYTWDYEYYEYGPVSFEGLKAHKYSIVIGFWVGLAVFVIFMFFVLTLLTKTGAPHQDNAELSEKRFHMNSFVAEFGRPLESERVFSQQMAEESQSLFHFCINEVDHMNKEKESQKGPSLESNTHFQEVPKSSGMFEEDLHCLTKFNIPNFVNTEQNSSLGEDDLLISEPPIIL